The Armatimonadota bacterium genome contains a region encoding:
- a CDS encoding NHL repeat-containing protein, translating into MLQSPLKRGLVLLTVALVVTGCGGVVVGPPPPPAPKIYVADRDNDRVVRFNDMSGTGWTTFGTSGSGTNQFDSPVQLFVDGTGRIYISDQLNNRIVRINDMSGTGWVAYGSLGSGVGNFSGPRGIFVDSAGKIYVVDQGNNRIVRMDDMTGAGWTAFGGPGGDPLSTPFGVYVDATGKIYITDQGNNRIARMDDMAGAGWMTYGTFGSGTGNFNGPRGIFLDSAGKIYVADMSNNRIVRVDDMSGTNWAELGTAGSGTGQFNFPVGIFVDSSGKIFVGDHANHRIVRMDNMAAAGWIALGAMGSGSGQFNFPTGVFVR; encoded by the coding sequence ATGCTCCAGAGCCCACTCAAGCGCGGCCTGGTGCTGCTTACTGTGGCGCTGGTGGTCACAGGCTGTGGTGGAGTTGTCGTTGGGCCGCCGCCACCGCCGGCTCCGAAGATCTACGTAGCGGACCGAGACAACGACCGCGTGGTGCGGTTCAACGACATGTCCGGGACCGGATGGACCACATTCGGGACCTCCGGTAGCGGCACGAACCAGTTCGACTCCCCCGTGCAGCTCTTTGTGGATGGGACCGGTAGGATCTACATATCGGACCAACTCAACAATCGCATCGTGCGGATCAACGACATGTCGGGGACCGGGTGGGTCGCCTACGGATCCCTGGGCTCTGGGGTGGGGAACTTCAGTGGGCCCCGGGGCATCTTTGTGGATTCGGCCGGCAAGATCTACGTGGTGGACCAGGGGAATAACCGCATCGTCCGCATGGACGATATGACTGGAGCTGGATGGACGGCGTTTGGCGGCCCCGGAGGAGATCCGCTCAGCACGCCATTCGGCGTCTACGTCGATGCAACCGGAAAAATCTACATCACTGACCAGGGTAACAACCGGATCGCACGGATGGACGACATGGCCGGCGCGGGATGGATGACGTATGGGACCTTCGGCTCCGGGACGGGCAACTTCAACGGACCGCGGGGCATCTTCCTGGACTCCGCCGGCAAGATCTACGTGGCAGACATGAGCAACAACCGCATCGTGCGCGTGGATGACATGTCGGGAACGAACTGGGCGGAACTAGGCACAGCAGGTAGTGGCACCGGTCAGTTCAACTTCCCGGTGGGCATCTTTGTCGATTCCAGCGGGAAGATCTTCGTCGGAGACCATGCGAATCATCGCATTGTGCGGATGGACAACATGGCTGCAGCGGGCTGGATAGCACTGGGAGCTATGGGCAGCGGATCCGGACAGTTCAACTTCCCGACAGGGGTCTTCGTCCGTTAG
- a CDS encoding HU family DNA-binding protein, translating into MNKEQLVERVASRTGLTKKSALEAINTTLSTITSTLRRGERVTLVGFGTFLVRRRAARNGRNPRTGERIKIPARKVPVFTAGKELRSVIK; encoded by the coding sequence ATGAACAAGGAGCAGCTCGTGGAGAGGGTGGCGTCCAGGACCGGGCTGACCAAGAAGAGCGCCCTGGAGGCCATCAACACCACCTTGAGCACCATCACCTCCACGCTGAGGAGGGGGGAGAGGGTCACCCTGGTGGGGTTCGGTACGTTCCTGGTGCGCCGCAGGGCCGCCCGGAATGGGCGCAACCCCCGGACGGGCGAGCGGATCAAGATTCCGGCGAGGAAGGTGCCGGTCTTCACCGCCGGCAAAGAGCTGCGGTCGGTGATCAAGTAG
- a CDS encoding DUF2628 domain-containing protein: MRWGVAALLVLLVVVLLGRLEVTFWRVFAALLVVLYAFLWVGYAPFRPARWVRRALSQEVPLPARADPADLYYQPPPRRLGWNWAAAVLGPFWYLLRGLWVHAVILLSLVFVSGGLFIPLVWLYAALKADEDLQEFRIAGKSVY, encoded by the coding sequence ATGCGCTGGGGAGTTGCCGCGCTGTTGGTGCTGCTGGTTGTGGTGCTGCTGGGCCGGCTGGAGGTGACCTTCTGGCGCGTCTTTGCCGCCCTGCTGGTCGTGCTGTACGCCTTCCTCTGGGTCGGCTACGCGCCCTTCCGTCCCGCACGGTGGGTTCGCCGGGCCCTCAGCCAGGAGGTACCGCTGCCGGCGCGGGCAGACCCCGCCGACCTCTACTACCAGCCGCCGCCCCGCAGGCTGGGGTGGAACTGGGCGGCGGCGGTGCTCGGCCCGTTCTGGTACCTCCTGAGGGGCCTGTGGGTCCACGCGGTGATCCTGCTCTCTCTGGTGTTTGTCAGCGGCGGGCTCTTCATCCCCCTGGTCTGGCTCTACGCGGCGCTGAAGGCGGACGAGGACCTCCAGGAGTTCCGCATCGCCGGCAAGAGCGTCTACTGA